The sequence TGCCCGGGATGGTGGAGACTTATTTTTCCGCCTGGGGGATGGCGGCAAGGGGCTTGGTAAAGCAGAACGCGGCGGGGATAGAGTGGTGGCCGCTACTGATTCCGACGCCCGCAGGGGTCGCGGCGGGGGTGTTGGTGGCGCGGTGGAAAGCGAAAAGCCAACTGGGAGAAGGAAAGGTGGCGGTCAAGGAAGGGCCGTCCTGGCGGGAAAAGCGGGCGCTAGTGGCGATCAACAGGGCGGCGCACCCAGGGGGCGGAGTGCTTCTGGGCGTGGAAAAGGGCAACGGGAAGCGGGTAGTGTTAGTTGACGCCGAATTAAACCAACATTTGTTCTTGGTGGGAACAACCGGAAGCGGAAAGACCACGACGGTTATGAACTTCGTGGAGTCAGCGGCGCAGCGGGGGGTGCCGTTGGTTTTAGTAGATGGCAAGGGTGACCCTGGCTTGGCGGCCCGGGTGCGGGCCCTGGCGGAGCGGAACAACCGGGAGTTCCGGCACTTTGCGATGGCCGGGCCATCGGCGCGGTATAACCCTTTGGCGGCCGGCGGGATCACGGAGCTAAAAGACAAATTGCTGCACCTGACAGAGTGGTCAGAAATGCATTACGAGGCTCTTGCGGGACGGTACTTACAGTTAATGTTCCGCGTGTTTGAGCTGGCCGGCACCCGGGCCGACCTAGCAGCCGTGGCGCGGTATCTGGACCTGAAGCGCTTGGAAGCGCTGGCCAAGCGTGAGATTAAAGACAAAGTCAAGCTGCAAGAAGTATTTGACGTGTCGCATAGTTATCAGGGCGGCGAAATCCAGGGTTTGGCCGCCAGACTGGCGGCGCTAACGGAGAGCGAGATCGGGCATTTGTTCGCAACTGACGAGGACGGGGGTGCAATCGACTTGGAACGGGTGATCGGCGGCGGGGGAGTGGCAGTATTCAGCCTGGATTCATTGGCTTTCCCGGAATATTCGCGGTTGTTGGGCCGGTTGATCATCGCTGATCTTAAGTGCGCCGCCGCTAGATCGTACAAACGGGAAAAACGGTATGTCTATGCGATCTTCGACGAATTTTCGGTCTTCGCCAGTCGAGCCGTCGTGGACCTAATCGGCAAAGCACGGGGAGCGGGGTTCTGCACCGTAATCGCAACGCAAAGCCTGTCCGACATCGAAGCCGCCGCCGGAGAAGCGGTGGTGGAGCAGATCGTAGACAACTGTAATACGTTCATAGTCCAGCGGCAAAATTCAGCAAAATCGGCAGAAATGCTAGCGGGTATAATCGGTACCCGGGAGAATATCG is a genomic window of Bacillota bacterium containing:
- a CDS encoding helicase HerA-like domain-containing protein → MSKQQSDEGFWLALGLVLVVLAMLLTPAVVAGYLAYTVFRYVVAPHWGTGWFAVAAGVAGAVQVAVLTVPGMVETYFSAWGMAARGLVKQNAAGIEWWPLLIPTPAGVAAGVLVARWKAKSQLGEGKVAVKEGPSWREKRALVAINRAAHPGGGVLLGVEKGNGKRVVLVDAELNQHLFLVGTTGSGKTTTVMNFVESAAQRGVPLVLVDGKGDPGLAARVRALAERNNREFRHFAMAGPSARYNPLAAGGITELKDKLLHLTEWSEMHYEALAGRYLQLMFRVFELAGTRADLAAVARYLDLKRLEALAKREIKDKVKLQEVFDVSHSYQGGEIQGLAARLAALTESEIGHLFATDEDGGAIDLERVIGGGGVAVFSLDSLAFPEYSRLLGRLIIADLKCAAARSYKREKRYVYAIFDEFSVFASRAVVDLIGKARGAGFCTVIATQSLSDIEAAAGEAVVEQIVDNCNTFIVQRQNSAKSAEMLAGIIGTRENIEITQQVEYLIPGLKTTTSGKMGTRRQVREYLVHPDEVKRLKTGEAVVVRKTNFQVARVGIRNPGGQSKRNGSPLRWPCWRPGGLR